One Pygocentrus nattereri isolate fPygNat1 chromosome 12, fPygNat1.pri, whole genome shotgun sequence DNA window includes the following coding sequences:
- the LOC108413964 gene encoding CMRF35-like molecule 5 — MVKIEVKREIRENPLTGVSAVTTVTGHRGQSVQIRCSYDSGYETNTKYLCRGECSVLPWETKDIPIQSGSAEDQRFSLDDDTAARVFTINITDLRPEDEGTYWCAVKRPKTLPDLYTEILLLVKIGSPDVTAPHSPTHLTSTDSPPWTTPCSPDVTAPHSPTHPPSTDSPPWTTTYHIFSICGALVIMMIILLVAVMILHKHKRNTKNSKAPAETIPLHMTPVNAGEDDRIYQEIDEKQPNPAVAPTVTTIYSTADGPTDVPIYSTIDEPTNSTSTIYCTTSLPQ; from the exons ATGGTCAAAATCGAGGTTAAACGAGAGATCAGGGAGAATCCGCTCA CTGGAGTCAGCGCTGTAACTACTGTAACTGGACACAGAGGACAGTCAGTCCAGATAAGATGCTCCTATGATTCTGGATATGAGACCAACACGAAGTATCTCTGCAGAGGAGAATGTTCTGTTCTGCCTTGGGAAACTAAAGACATTCCCATTCAGTCTGGATCTGCTGAAGATCAGAGATTCTCTCTGGATGACGACACAGCAGCCAGAGTCTTcaccatcaacatcactgaCCTGAGACCAGAGGATGAAGGAACATACTGGTGTGCGGTAAAGAGGCCTAAAACACTTCCTGACCTTTACACAGAGATCCTATTACTGGTTAAAATTG GTAGTCCTGATGTTACTGCTCCACACTCACCCACGCATCTTACCTCCACTGACAGTCCCCCATGGACTACACCAT GTAGTCCTGATGTTACTGCTCCACACTCACCCACGCATCCTCCCTCCACTGATAGTCCCCCATGGACTACAACAT ACCATATCTTTTCCATCTGTGGTGCTTTGGTAATCATGATGATCATTCTACTGGTGGCTGTGATGATACTACACAAGCACAAGAGGAATACAAAGAACTCAAAAG CCCCAGCCGAGACGATCCCTCTTCACATGACGCCAGTCAATGCCGGAGAG GATGACAGAATCTATCAAGAGATTGACGAGAAACAGCCAAATCCTGCTGTGGCGCCCACAGTTACCACAATCTACTCTACAGCAGACGGACCTACTGATGTACCGATCTATTCCACTATCGATGAGCCCACTAACTCAACCTCAACCATATACTGTACAACATCCCTGCCTCAGTGA
- the LOC119264728 gene encoding CMRF35-like molecule 8 — protein sequence MGYSGGGVLIKCSYERRYTSNPKYLCKGPWSNCGDQIKTGNKNEWINSGRFSLFDDTRAAQFWVVIRELTVEDSGTYQCAVDISWQKDVYTPVQLNVEEDLSYKKNISVTGHVGGSVNISCKYPQSHSSDPKFLCRRVGTADCSYETSVKESRRWRNEGKLYLHDDGKQVFTVVINRLTEGDSGEYWCGAESDWTSDHGYKVFITQINLRVTEPTTPPSSSTSRSRSTPQSTKRASSTASTTTMRSSFKSSTAADILPQKGSQTTKTTVSSTFEPTLSQFSAIAFPVSSVVTGVPVILLLLLIGLLFFIVTLRKRNKTRASNQSQLLKGSPNDQKVPLPVYEEIKDNRHLAASDTGVFTVYSTAQLPTNPSYPPQTDYDNIHLPPNPSELSKTVYDNVRLRESCDFSQTVYSTAQSPSNSPDQNIYSTAQLPTIVSDSSSSASQH from the exons aTGGGATATTCAGGAGGAGGAGTCCTCATCAAGTGTAGTTATGAGAGAAGATACACATCAAACCCAAAATAcctctgtaagggtccatggtCAAACTGTGGTGACCAGATCAAGACAGGAAATAAAAATGAGTGGATAAACAGTGGAAGATTCTCACTGTTTGACgacaccagagctgcacagttcTGGGTTGTCATCAGGGAGCTCACTGTAGAGGATTCTGGAACGTACCAGTGTGCAGTTGATATAAGTTGGCAGAAAGACGTCTACACACCAGTGCAACTGAATGTAGAGGAAG ATCTGTCCTACAAGAAGAACATCAGTGTGACTGGCCATGTAGGGGGAAGTGTGAACATCAGCTGCAAATACCCACAATCCCACAGCAGTGACCCCAAGTTTCTCTGTAGGAGAGTGGGCACTGCTGACTGTAGTTATGAAACATCAGTTAAAGAGAGCAGAAGATGGAGAAATGAGGGGAAACTGTATCTACATGATGATGGAAAGCAGGTCTTCACTGTGGTCATCAACCGTCTGACTGAGGGAGACTCTGGTGAATACTGGTGTGGAGCTGAATCAGACTGGACATCTGACCAtggatacaaggtttttatCACCCAGATCAACCTCAGAGTTACTG aaccaacaacaccaccatcaTCCTCAACATCACGATCAAGGTCAACTCCACAGAGCACAAAAAGAGCATCCTCTACAGCATCTACAACTACAATGAGATCCTCATTCAAGTCTTCAACAG CTGCAGATATTCTACCACAGAAAGGTTCACAGACCACTAAAACAACAGTATCCTCAACGTTTGAACCCACGTTATCTCAATTTTCTGCGATAG CATTCCCAGTTTCCTCTGTGGTCACTGGTGTGCCTGTgattctgctgctgcttttgaTTGGACTCTTATTCTTCATAGTGACTCTTAGAAAGAGAAACAAGACTCGAG CCTCAAACCAAAGCCAATTGCTCAAAGGCTCCCCAAATGACCAGAAG GTTCCTCTTCCTGTCTATGAGGAGATTAAAGACAATAGACACCTTGCTGCTTCAGATACTGGAGTTTTCACAGTCTACTCTACTGCCCAACTACCCACAAACCCCTCATATCCTCCTCAAACTGATTACGATAATATCCATTTACCCCCAAACCCCTCAGAACTGTCCAAAACTGTTTATGATAATGTCAGGTTACGTGAAAGCTGTGATTTCTCACAGACTGTTTATTCCACTGCTCagtcaccatcaaactctcctGACCAGAACATCTACTCCACAGCTCAGTTACCCACAATTGTCTCTGATTCCTCATCAAGTGCCAGTCAGCACTGA
- the LOC108414467 gene encoding endochitinase A-like, translated as MDKAGMTLKILLIFTLFLISVGGGESERVTGYSGGGVLIKCRYERRYTLNPKYLCTGPWPCMTKPIWTDAKNEWINSGRFSLFDDTRAAQFWVMIRELTVEDSGTYQCGVHKYLVIDVYTPVELKVEEDPDYKKSISVTGHVGRRINISCKYSQAHSSYSKFLCRMMDNGGCYKTSVDESRRWINEGNLSLHDDRAKKIFTVVINRLTERDSGEYWCGAESDWTSGLYQKVYITLINLRVTEPPATSSSPSPSSSTLHITETTSSTASTATMSPSFKTSTGPDVLPQSSTHISSPTTKPTTSSTSKPSPSPLSATEFPVSSVVTCVSVILALLLIGLLFFILFLRNGIKTQASTQSQSHNGFSNNRKNSLAVYEDIQDICSSDTGVFTIYSTARLPTNPSEPSQTVYDNVRLPSSCDFSKPFYSQVIYSTAQLPTIPSDSSASVTHPSAGKSAEGPTYATVNFSKYACSSTDAVPMATINKESDSCDYATVKL; from the exons ATGGATAAAGCTGGAATGACTTTGAagatcctcctcatcttcaccctCTTCCTGATTTCAG TAGGTGgaggagaatcagagagagtgaCAGGATATTCAGGAGGAGGAGTCCTCATCAAGTGTAGATATGAGAGAAGATACACATTAAACCCAAAATACCTCTGTACGGGTCCATGGCCCTGCATGACGAAGCCCATTTGGACAGACGCTAAAAATGAGTGGATAAACAGTGGAAGATTCTCACTGTTTGACgacaccagagctgcacagttcTGGGTGATGATCAGGGAGCTCACTGTAGAGGATTCTGGAACGTACCAGTGTGGAGTTCATAAATATTTGGTCATTGATGTCTACACACCAGTGGAACTGAAGGTAGAGGAAG ATCCAGACTATAAGAAGAGCATCAGTGTGACTGGCCATGTAGGACGACGCATCAACATCAGCTGCAAATACTCACAAGCCCACAGCAGTTACTCCAAGTTCCTCTGTAGAATGATGGACAATGGTGGCTGTTATAAAACATCTGTTGATGAGAGCAGAAGATGGATAAATGAGGGAAACCTCTCTCTGCATGATGACAGAGCAAAGAAGATCTTCACTGTGGTCATCAACCGTCTGACTGAGAGAGACTCTGGTGAATACTGGTGTGGAGCTGAATCAGACTGGACATCTGGTCTATATCAAAAGGTCTATATCACACTGATCAACCTCAGAGTTACTG AACCACCAGCAACATCATCCTCACCATCACCTTCAAGCTCAACTCtacacatcacagaaacaacCTCCTCTACAGCATCTACAGCTACAATGAGTCCCTCGTTTAAGACTTCAACAG GTCCAGATGTTCTACCACAGTCATCAACACACATCAGTTCACCAACCACAAAACCAACCACATCCTCAACATCCAAACCCTCACCATCTCCACTGTCTGCTACAG AATTTCCAGTTTCATCTGTGGTCACATGTGTGTCTGTTATTCTGGCACTTCTTCTGATTGGACTCTTATTCTTCATACTGTTTCTACGAAATGGAATCAAGACCCAAG CCTCAACCCAAAGCCAATCACACAACGGCTTTTCAAACAACCGCAAG AATTCCCTGGCTGTCTATGAGGACATTCAAGACATTTGTTCTTCAGACACTGGAGTTTTCACAATCTACTCTACTGCTCGACTACCCACAAACCCCTCAGAACCTTCTCAAACTGTGTATGATAACGTCCGGTTACCCTCAAGCTGTGATTTCTCCAAACCCTTTTATTCTCAGGTCATCTACTCCACAGCTCAGTTACCCACAATTCCCTCTGATTCCTCAGCAAGTGTCACTCATCCTTCAGCTGGAAAATCTGCTGAAGGTCCAACATACGCAACCGTGAATTTCAGCAAGTATGCATGTAGTTCTACTGATGCTGTTCCCATGGCAACCATCAACAAGGAGAGCGACTCATGTGACTACGCCACAGTCAAACTTTAG